The region acttatgctattttttttaatgtgtttttaaaaaaggttgttaatgtaaatattaattgaactcattaatttttatagttttttaggagaaacttattttcgtgcctaCATTTAGAAATTCTGATCTTTTGTTAAATAAACCTTCTTGATATGCATGTGtaactatttcaaatttttcatgtAGGCATAGTGTGcaatttttggaaatattgttatatgcaggcgctgttttaaggatagaccaattcagtataaaatcatcaatatttttttcttttaattcccatatatattttgacagcatggtgtcttttgaatactttttatttttgaaagactgcttatgattggcaaaacgttttttccattcaccctctgttataccaatatattgtttacagGTATATTCTTAGAagaaacaacacatttatataacacacaatttttgataaacaacttccactcattggacaattgattttttgtttacaattacaatttttttttgtttacaattataatatatatatatgtatatatatatatatatatatatatatatttatatatatatatatatatatatatatatatatatatatatatatatatatatatatatatatatatatatatatatatatatatatatatatatatatatatatatataatagtagaaaattacttaacaaaaattttttccattggaaatggaaaatatttttgttaagtgattttctactactaatataattgctctgttcttttttaacattgagcactctattgtgtagaatactttttaaagttgtttaaatatatatatatatatatatatatatatatatatatatatatatatatatatatatatatatatatacatatatatatatatatatatatatatatatagtagtagtagtagtatatatttgtcacaacaaaagtaaaaataattgacaaaataaaaatcatagaaTGTCAGATTATAGTTAGTTTTTGTGAAGCTCATATTGCAACTTTCACTAAGGATAGCTGCGAGCTGTAGTAACATTAGAGCTTATCGAGGCTCGCTTTAAAACTGTTGACAGTTGGAGAACCGATTACTCCATCCGGTAACATATTCCATGCATTGGCAATGCGATTGTTGAAAAAGTGGAAACGAGCTAAATTATTGCTGTACTTTTCACGGTGAATTCTTTCTCTGTGATTTGCTCTTGGTGGAATTGTGATGAGAGGAAAGTGCCAGTTGACTATGTcgatgttattaataattttatatttttggatgAGGTCACCACGTTTACGACGTTTAACAAGAGAAGATAAGCCAAGTTGTAAACATCTGGACTTATAGtctaacttttttagtttgtcTGGTATTTTTGTGGCTCTGCGCTGTATTGATTCAATAGTTCGTTCATCCTTCGCCATATGAGGGTTCCAAGCTGGAATTGCAAACTCAAGTGAAGGACGGATGTAGGTGGAGTAGAGTTGTTTCCATAAAGAAGCATCACGAGATTGGAAAGTGTGTTTTAGGATGCCTAGCATTTGATTTGCTTTACATGAGGCAATGATGGATTGGGTTCCTGCTTTAAGATCATTGGTAATTTGAATTCCCAAGTCACGCTCAGAGGTAGTTGCTTCCAATGTAGTTCGAGTCGTTATTGAACAAGGGCCTAATTCCTTTATTGAGTACTTGAAaggtgttaattttttttggccaaaGTGCATGACCTTACATTTCTTTGCATTTAGCTCCATGAGCCAAGATTTAGTCCACTGGACAATTTGGTCAATATCTGATTGGAGTTGAAGTTGAGCAGCAAGTGAGTTGACAATGCTTAGGattttagtgtcatcagcgTAAATCTTACAACTGTTTTCTTTGCTTATTACATCTGGCAgatcattgatgaaaataacaaataaaattggaCCCAAGACTGATCCTTGCGGAACTCCACTTGTCACAGGTAACCAATTCGATTGAGTGTCGCCAAGGATGACTCGTTGAGACCTGTTGAGTAGAAAAGCTTTTATCCAATTGAGAAGATTGCCTTCGATTCCgtacatttttaatttgtaaagcaTTCGTTGATGTGggactttgtcaaaagctttagcaaAATCCAGAAATACAACGTCAACTGGTAGCTTTCTTGCTATATTTCCAGTCAAGAAGTCCATTGTTTCAAGGAGATTTGTAATGCAtgcttttttctctaaaaatccGTGTTGACTATCTGATAAAAGATTGCTTGATTTTAAATGCTGCATGATTGCCTTCTTAACTAATTTCTCCATTATTTTACACGGAATCGAGGTGAGGGATATTGGTCTATAGTTTGATGGATCGATTCTGGAGCCCTTTTTAAAGTtgttctaatttatatatatatatatatatatatatatatatatatatatatatatatatatatatatatatatacatatatagagatatatatatatatatatataaatatatgcatatatatatgtatatatgcatatatttatatatatatatatatatctatatgtatatatatatgtatatgtatatatgtagatatatatatatatatatatatatatatatatatatatatatatatatatataatagtagaaaattacttaacaaaaattttttccattcgaaatggaaaatatttttttaagtgattttctactactaATATAATTGCTCTGTACTTTTttaacattgagcactctattgtgtagaatactttttaaagttgtttaaatatatatatatatatatatatatatatatatatatatatatatatatatatatatatatacatatatatatatatatatatatatatatatatatatatatatatatatatatatataaatatatatatatatatatgtatatatgcatatatttatatatatatatatctatatgtatatatatatgtatatatatatatgaatatatatatatatatatatatatatatatatgtatgtatatatatatacatatatatatatatacatatatatatataaatatatatatatatacatatatatatatatatatatacatgtatatatatatatatatatatatatatatatatatatatatatatatatatatataatatatatatatatataaatatatatatatatatatatataaatatatatatatatatatatatatatatatatatatatatatatatatatatatatatatatatatatatatatatatatatgtatatatatcagtctTCTCCAATTAGTAAACGCTTTCGTTCACTtgcagttatatatatatatatatatatatatatatatatatatatatatatatatatatatatatatatatatatatatatatattttttttgtagtagaaaattacttaacaaaaattttttccattggaaatggaaaatatttttgttaagtgattttctactactaatataattgctctgttctttcttaacattgagcactctattgtgtagaatactttttaaagttgttctaatatatatatatatatatatatatatatatatatatatatatatatatatatatatatatatatatatatatatatatatatatatatatatatatatatatagagatatatatatatatatatatatagagatatatatatatatatataaatatatgcatatatatatgtatatatgcatatatatatgtatatatgcatatatttatatatatatatatctatatgtatatatatatatgtatatgtatatatgtatatatatatatatatatatatatatatgtatatatatatacatatatatatacatatatatatataaatatatatatatatatatacatatatatatatatatatatgtatatatatatatatatatatatatatatttatatatatatgtataatatatagatatatatatatatatatatatatatatatatatatatatatatatatgtatgtatatatatctgtcTTCTCCAATTAGTAAACGCTTTCGTGCACTTGCAGTTTTGCGCTCGCCCACTAAGCCGCTAATACCTCCATCAGCCCTTTTTTTAGTGCTCACCAATAATTTTCAAGCGTATTTACAAATTGCAACTGTTGTTGCAATTAAAAAACACGCTTGAAAACTATTGGTGAGcactaaaaaatcaatattttacgAACAAAATCTGTTGTTGGCACTacttttcagttttttataattttttccaatgTCGGGGATAAATGCAATGCTCAAAACCTTTGAATCTATTTGTTTGTTGTATAaactttccatattttttaaatcaagtacTGTACATCTAAATGTTTTCTCATCGACcatttctataaaatatatatttttgttttgtattaagAAGCAGCTGTCTCGTGATCATGTTGAATACttatacttacattttttttcttgacaaTGTTTGGATTAGATAACTCGAACTCCTGTTTTCTACGTGTAGCTTGAACAACTGGgtttcttgaaatttttattgattgtttCAATTGTtgcaaaaagttttcaaatagGAAAGTTGAAATGCTATTCAAAGAACACTGCATATTTGCGACATCTTGATTCAAATGAGTTAACTATGAACATTGCAGACAGCAaatgtgggtgtataaaaatgAGATGATTGCTTTGCAAAAAAACGTAACAATTGAAAAGTAAAGTCATGATGTGTGTTCCTAATTTGATTATCTGTTTGCAATAAAATAGACATAACAACATGAAGACACAAAATAATGCAAAACCATCTGAAGCAAGAATACATTCCAGTACTGTAGGACCTATGTATAAAAGAAACATCCGGAATCCTGTTGCTTTCAATTGTTTTAGCTACTTTAATGTACGAGGTTGGCGTGCAAATTCAGATAGTAATGTTCCATTATATGCGGCTATTGTAATTGACAGCTTTTCACTTAAGCGATATAAAAGTCTACACTCCAATGACCCTGAAGACCAgtcagaaaatataaaattatttttgtaaatctgAGACAAACTACATGAATAAAGTCTAAGATAAAGATTGCGACGGACTGAGCTGCTTTTGATGTTCAGGATATCCAAATTTCCTGAAAATATCTTCATCGCGCAAGGCATGCATTTTGTCACTATCAAACACAATTCACTAAGAAAAATATGTACCAAACATGTTTTGCAGTGTGACCAACtacatattttataatgaaGCATGCTGGTGCATCACATATAAATGAtgatacaataaaattataacttttaccaTCAATTAGTAAACCATTTACCAAaatttcttttgcttctttaataaaattagccAAAAATAAATCTACTGGTACTGGTTTACCTTTACCACTATATAAAGCCATCATAAATACATCATTTTCTCAACATAATCCGAGTATCGGCCACAACTGAAAGTTAGATGATTTGGATGATAATAATATACTCTAAGTATTAAAGGTTGAACACCTTTCCATAGATTTAAccatttcattttttaagttcaaaataaatatactttgcATGGCATAAATTGAGTGCTTCGTTGTTTTGTGGTGTTTTCATTAGGGTTCTAGCATTGCAAGGTTCTACCAGGCCACTTTctttaaaatacaaactaaCTAATTAACACATGCCTGGGGTACCCTGAATTTAGAAAAACATGCATACAAACTTTCCATTATAGTTGAATTATGCTTATACTTATTAGGCTTTTGGTCATAAGAGTATTCAGTGTCCAAAGGCGATGACTCATTATAATCAAAACATTCTTTTAGAATTTCGCATGATTTTTGCTTTCGGAAAATCCAACATTTCATTCATTGTCTAAATGTACAGATGGGgattctagtatttttttatattctatattttataggaatataaaaaaaatactaaacaaaataCTAAACGAAACAAGTAAGGCATACGAAAAGAGACGCAGTAGAGTGTTCAAAAGTTTTGAACGCTCTTTTGCGTCTCTTTCCGTGTGCCTTTTTTTGTAAACGACATAAAGGAATcgttttgaaaaatcattttgttatcagttaataagtttttctttctcTTATAACAAAGCTATACAAAGACATCTTAAAGACCTCTAAGTttagatggaaaaaaaaatctatgcaTGAGtctattttatgcatctaatatgcatctaaaataGAATCTCTATAAAAATGCATCTCTATAATCAGAAGTCTTTTCGATCTCTAATATACGTCTAAAACACACGTAACGGAAATAGATGCAAATTTGACCAATTTCAGACGGTCTAAAAGACGTCAATTGTGTGCTGGGGTAGGAGAGATGGCAGCGAGCAAGACTAAAGCAAAGCGTTTTGCGTGATCTATAATCAATAAAGGCCCTAGATTTTTATAACACACTAATAAcagaagatatttttgtttctatgAGGCTAATATGTCAAACATTACTCCCAAAAAACCTTGTATGGTTTACtcgatttatttcatttttattgattgacaATTTTGGCATTTTTTGAAGATTAGTCTCATTTTGAAGATTAGTctcattttaaagattttcattttatggAAGAGagcaaaacttttattttcacaactttataataattagcTATAAACCAAACCAAAGCTTTCAAGTTTATAAACCATTGCTTAAAGCTTTGAAGCTCAGtgtttttttctcaattaaatTTGTCAGGTTTTTAGTATGAGTTGTCGAgacaacttatatttatttcagtCCAAAAACTATATTCACTTTTGTTAGTtcttaaagagtttaaaattggAGACTGAAAGTTTTCAATatcaattgttatattattcTTGTAagttgaactaatttttttattagatcgtatgataatttttaatcaaagtctattaactttgattaaaaattatcaaacaatttaataaaataagtaaaataaaataaaaacaatgcaaacttattttcaattttctttgtTTCTCGTCGCACTGCTGATTCTCAGCATTTCTCTTGAGACCAGGCGGTTGCAAAATAAAATGCCGAGTGTAACCTTCGCATATTTTCCTTGACTTCTATGCATTTTTGCTTGTGCAAATAATTCTTAGttcaaataatcaaattatCAAATTAGTCTTCTGCAAATAACTCATAGTTTCTCCACTAAAGTCTTAATTAATGAAGATATTTTTCCTTTTAACATTTCTTGCCCTAAccaaaatgttttcattttcctaacagttttaaaatttgcaaataattgtCCTCGgcttgttttcaaatttttcaaccCGATGAGCTCTTTCTATGATTATTTTTCTTTGACTGTCATTGTCTCAAGTTGATCACAGTCAAATTTAAGGCTAAGTTTAAAGTCTTCAACCTCTTTTTTGAAgccatcaataattttttggaaGCACCTAAAAGTTTCTTTATAGCACTTTAAAATTGTGTCAGGTTGTATTGACATCTATACCTTTGGCATTCTTATATAACTACCCTTTCATTTTCCATTGCAAtggtaaagaataaaaaaaataaaaaagtcaaatatatataaatatctctAACTTTCTTCGCTTTCAATGTTTCTTCTGTCCAATGTTGCACCACGGCTGATTAGATTGCTTTCTTCTTCtgctttgtttaataatatgttttttttaagataattaaaaacagGGGCggttttagaattttttgacttttgagaGAGCTAACTtacagacatggagcaaaccaCAAAGacttatatgtttatacttatgtttaACAATTGTTGAACGTaagttttatgttgtttataagttatgAACATATAAAACTTGTGAACCtttcaatttgagggggttgtaAATTATAGTCATACTTTTAGAACGCTAATAATTTATAccatgaaacttaaaatttattgatgaatatgtCTAGCTGAGAATAGTATGAATAGATGAATAAGTCTAGctgagaatagtaaaaaaatattttataaacttgttgctctcGCGCTTGGGGCAAGAGGCAAAAACtttgggtttttttgtttccaggcttctatcattgcaattttttgcaagccATCTATGTTTGATATAAGTATACGTATTTAATGTTTAGAGTTTATTCCGTATCgggatgttttaatttataaatctaaaagtttgattctaataatgcattatatgttgttcaaattaaatttttagatttataaatgataaaaaattaaaacagaattGCTAACTTTTAGTCATCTTGCTGTGaataatttaatgaataaaatattgaatgaataataaatttaattacgaaaatttataataattatttttgcattagTTATTGTTAAGCTGCATTACATTAgcttaataaatgttatttataattataacttaACTAACTTATTTAGCTACGTACTTTAAATGTATTGCAATAAATGTATTTCActtaaaacgaaaaaaatcGAAAATATTATTTGGAGCTGAATGGACGAAATTAATTATACTATATTAACTATTCTAACTAAATGAATGTATTAAttcattagtaaatatttacataaatcttttaCACTAAATTAACTGTTTCACTCTTTTTAGATTCTAAGACTTGGTACATTACATCAAATAACAGAAGGAAACAAATGGATAATCTAAATAacattaacaaaagaaaaaatgacaCTTTGAACGACACCGACTCTTTAGATGTTATTGATGCATGTCCGAAAAAGCTTAAAACGCATGAGATAGAGTCTTCTATATCAAAAGTAACAAATGCGACAATTATTGATAAAGAATGTTCTTCAAATACCCAAAGCAAACAAGAAGAcatatttggaaaaaaagtttttgaaaggaATGACGAGGAAGGTATTCAATTTTCGCACATACAATATATTCCTAATGAGCCAAAAATTGATTTATCGAAGGTTGATTTCAAGTTTAACTctgataacttttataatacCAACACTTTTCCAAGAGGAACTTTgacaataataaatgtaaaaaactttatgaaatctTCTAACATGGATAAATACCCTAGATTAGGTACAGATGTTGATGCAGAGAATTTATGTAATCTTTTCCTAGAATTAGGTTTTAAAATAGATAGATTTGATAATCCTAAGTCAACTGATGTATTAAACATATTGAAGCAGGCAGCAAATGAAGATTATTCTAAAATGAGTTGTTGTGTGGTGGCAATATTAACACATGGAAAAGAAGAGGAAATCTTTTGCACAAacgaatctttaaaaataagggagatagcaaatattttttgcacTAAAGCGTTAGCTAATAAAccgaaattatttttaattcaagcATGTCGAGGAACACAGCTCATGGAATCATTAGACAAGGTTGATGGTGAAGAATTGTCAAGTAAAGCAAATGTCCTGGATCTACCTGTTGAAAGCGATTTTTTGTACGCCTATTCAACAGTTCTAGGTTATTATTCCTGGCGAAATGAAGAAAGTGGTTCGTGGTTTATTAAAGCTGTTGCTTCCGTTTTTCGTGATAACATCCATAAAATGGACGTTGTTCGACTTTTAACACGCGTAAACGAAGTAGTGAGCGAAAAAATGTCAAATGCCGGAAATGCaacgaaaaataataaaaaacaaatcggATCAATAATCTCTCAATTGcgaaaagaattatttttaccaCCAATTTACGGACCTATGGAATCCTTAAAAgatagataattttaaaaaatatttacataaaagttttgtttattatattttgtagaaAACTGAAATATATCACTAAACTTCAAATTTGAggtttatattaaacttttgtaGAAATCAGGGTGCTTATTAACAACATTACGTGCAAAACTATTGTAGAAATCAGGGTGTTTACGCAACATTACGCGCACAAACTATGCATAAATCAGGATGCTTATTCCCAACATTACATGCACAAATTATGTAGAAATCAGGGTGCTTA is a window of Hydra vulgaris chromosome 15, alternate assembly HydraT2T_AEP DNA encoding:
- the LOC100208555 gene encoding caspase-3 isoform X2; the encoded protein is MDNLNNINKRKNDTLNDTDSLDVIDACPKKLKTHEIESSISKVTNATIIDKECSSNTQSKQEDIFGKKVFERNDEEGIQFSHIQYIPNEPKIDLSKVDFKFNSDNFYNTNTFPRGTLTIINVKNFMKSSNMDKYPRLGTDVDAENLCNLFLELGFKIDRFDNPKSTDVLNILKQAANEDYSKMSCCVVAILTHGKEEEIFCTNESLKIREIANIFCTKALANKPKLFLIQACRGTQLMESLDKVDGEELSSKANVLDLPVESDFLYAYSTVLGYYSWRNEESGSWFIKAVASVFRDNIHKMDVVRLLTRVNEVVSEKMSNAGNATKNNKKQIGSIISQLRKELFLPPIYGPMESLKDR